AAAATAAGGACATGGAGAAAAGGGGattaaaacttttgaaaaaaagaaagaaattaggGTTTGGACATGCATGCATGGTCGACAAAGACATGTCGTACCTCTTGAACTTGGAAgtatatattttctaaaatttattgaaGGCTATGTAGTAAATTTTTATACATTGATCCtcaatttctttgaaaatgTAATCAATGTCCTAAAATGCACCATACGTTAATACCCACTTTCTTTTAATACCTTTTTAGCCTATTTCTATACACACAAACTCCTTCAAAATTTgggtaaaataataataataataataataataataataataataataataataataataataataataataataataataataataataataataataataataataataataatataactttTCAAATTATCTTTACTGTTCAACCccttaaagaaaaagaattaaagatATTGTTTGATGGTTCTAAATATTCAAAACAAACCAAATCGGGTGAAACAAAACGGTTGTAAATATTAATGAACTTTTCAAACCCTTTGTCCTTTCTTAAgttgataaaaaagaaaaaaaaaatcttcattaATTTCACCTTTCCGAGTGACCGTCTATCTATGagattgaaatttttttaatgatattatttaaaaaaactagGATGGGAGAGGAACTATTGACGAAAATATATAGTCGTGGACGGAATTTACAACTTCAGTGAATTAGTGAATTGTCTGTTCATTAGGTCGAAGTCGTAGATGGGTTTCCGTCCATACCCACAccttattttctctttttctaatatttcaaatttctttattttaatttaattattttcttattaacaaacttcttaattttatatatatacatatatcgaatATCCTAATGTACgtactttttatatatatatatatatattaaatattctaattttcaattttcaattctaaaaatacgttttttttttaaatgttttttatgGAGTCGTGTAACCTTGGGACATAACTTCCTTCACCACCCTATTTTTTATATAGTTTGAGGTTATAACCattttaaaatttctcttcAAACTATCCTATTCTCCATGACATTGATTAATTGAATTGCTAAATTTTCgtaaacaaacataaaatttcaaACACAGAGAAGTTTATGTAAAGAAAAGGGAAACCATAACTCATATATTATTTAGTGTAAGATAGGAAAATACATTATCTCTTTTCCAAATCTCATGAgctatatatgtgtgtgttgaTACAAATGGAAAAGTAGGAACGAGTTTGTTTGTCAACTTAGTCTTCAAGGAGTTGTTTTTTGTTCTCCCAAAGATTTTGGAAGGATTTTGTCCAAGATTGTCTCCGTAGATTCTGCCTTACAAAAACATAGGTGGAAGTTGCAAATACATCGGCCTGGATTCGAACAATCTTTCTCAGTATTGCATGGAACGTTTACTACATGTCTTGCTTCTGAGACGAACAATGTTTCTGAAACATTTTGATATAATTGATAATTATCattcaaaaatattaaaaaacacGAATAAAAAACAACATATGAACAACgagaaatttaaaagtaatttaCATACCAGAGACAATAAAGAACATCAACAACATGCAAGCCAACTTAACTGAGGACTTCTCCATTTCTAAAGTGTATATAGTTAGGTGAAAATTAGATGTGGTTTGGAATATGTTTTGTATTAGTTTGTATGTTTTCTACCTCCAAAATGGACCATAATTTATACTCAAATGATGTAGCTAAAAATGGCAGAAAATCACAATAGAAATTTGTGGTTATAAATGAAAAAGTAGGTTGAGATATTTTTGGGATAAGATTTTGtgtattccatgaatatgattaacatatttatatacaataaaTCCCTATAATTTGGGAAACCAATTGAAGGTTTTAAAATGTCCCTTTCTAGGTGTCATTAATTTGCAATTATTATTGTTGAGTTGTTGACACCATGGAACTGTTGGCAGCTGACGTGGGAATGTTGTCCATCAAAGACTTCTCCCTAACATCCCCTCAAAACTAAACGGTAGATCAAGTACCCAAGTTTGGTACGAAGTTATTGAAATTGTGAGTGTATAGTTATTTTTCCAAGATAGTTAGTCAACTAATTCGATGACGGAACTGAGATCATATTTTTTTCGTAAGATCACAGTTAATCAACTGATCAAATGACGGAGTTGATCTGATTTTCGATCATCAATGTTTGACACCGAATCAACATTAGAATAGGCTATGACATACATAATATATGTCGGGagattgaaaataaataaaagtcgAAAATGTTTTTAGTATTCTAtgtatattttatcatttttaactGATTTATTTTGAAACCTTATACAACGTATAAAAGAATATAAACCCCAATTACGTGTTACATATTTATgtcatttttttccttaaagATTAAAACATgtgttattataaattatataatattataaagtTACAATATTTGTAACTAAGGCATTGACATGAAATTATTAAAACTTTCATATGTGAAATATTATAACATTTAGTTGTGTTTTAATTATAAAGTGTTTAAATTAGATGTGAATTTGGAAGATGCAAAGACACCAAaagttttggttttgtttttggaTGGTTGTTCATATCTTCTTATCCATTGCATTGAGGTCAAATCCCTTAGACCCATTGTGTGGTTAAATGTCTTGATCACTTTGGATTCTTAGGAATTTTCTTTGTGTCAACTTATAATTGGAAACTCACTGTTCTAAATTCCACTAATGTAGTATAAGATTTATTCCATCTTTATTGACATGAAAAGGCATTGTCAaatgtttagaaaattaattgGATGAAAAGTTTTGGTTTTATCCAAAATTAATGATTAAAATGCAAATAATTGAGTTTATAACTAATTAAAAGTTGGAGGAGTTTTTCGATTTAAAATTGAAGACATAAATTGGTAATCCTCGATGATGCTATATATTCTCATCATGATCGTAggattaaataaaattaatttggtcaaatttgatattattatttaggttaaagtctaattgaataaaaaaagGCTTAATTTGAACTTGAATGTTAAAAAAAGGCCAAATCCAATTTGTTGGGTCCGAGAATCGGGTCCATGAACCAATCAAACTCAACCTTGCAAAAGTCCACCAAAGAACTCTTCTCATTAACGTTTGTTGACATAATGGTCTTTCTAcctaaagaacaaaaaaattgtAGACAAAAATGTAATTTTTGTCCACGCATTATACATCGGTAGAAAGAACGGTCCGCCAACACAAAAACATTCGTAAATAGAAAATGTGATTTCTACCCACACGTGATACATGACCCGATAATATTTTCTACCAACGTTTATGCCCACACAAAGCGTCGCCTTAGCTTTATACTGGCATTGTACATTACATGTGGCTAAATATACATTTTCTAGCAATGcaaaaggaaaaatgaaattgatttaattttttttttatatcaaaagATATTTGGTAGGAGACATTTGATATATTGCATAAACCCCATTTACCTCTTTATTTTGGGCCTTTTAACTAATTGGCGgcataaagaagaagaaaaaatgtaTCGTATCGTTTACCTCTTCGAACGCAACGCACTTACACACACATACacttccatttttatttttatattttcactATTTAATCTCTTTCTTCCTAAACCTATTTTCTCCTTCCTACGGTTAAAAACCCCCGCCGCCGCCGTATCCTTCTTCCCGGACGGCGTCTTAGCTCCTGCTGTTTCACGCCGCTCTCTCCGCCTTCCGACGAGATACAGTTACTTATCTATTGCCTTCTTCTCAGAAACAGTGGTTGACCCCCTAAACCCTAGGTGAGATCGCTCTGCCTCCACTCATGTTTTAAAACCATAAGGGTTTGATCATTTGTGGTTTTTCGTTAGTTTATGTTGGTTTATTCTGTTCGTCTACGTAGAAGAAAATCAgtggataattttttttttcctttcttttgttGATTTCTTGGTCTACTAATGTTCAAGCAGTATATTCAAGTCAGTaaatgaagagaagaaagaagttTAAGAAGGTGAACTAAGAAAAGACAATTTACCTGTAATTTGGTTGGTTGTAGAAAAGAGTAGGAAAACCTGTATTTGAAGGGATTGATATAGTAGTTCTTAGTTTAGAAAAACAGTAAGATACAATGCTCAATTAAGTAGAAAACGGAATTTCAGTTCGTGTTTGAGTTTTATGGGATAGCATTGAGTTTGCTTGAATAAAGAAGAGACAATTCAAGCTTATGAACTCGCTTAGAGTTACATTTGCATGTGAACCGGTGTACGTCTGATTCTTTTAGAAAGGTGTCTCTTGTAGGATAAAGTTGATTATAGGGTGAAGCTTAGAAATCGAAACTTATTTTAAATTCCTTGTTTTGTTTTCTGATTAGAAATCCTTCCAAATTTAGGGTTGAAACAGGGGTAGAATATTCAACTGAGCACAACTTTCTTTCTCCATCATTTCATAAGTTTCTTAGCAAAAGATGCAGCACGACGAGGTAATATGGCAGGTCATCCGCCACAATCATTGCAGTTTCATGGCCAAGTGAGTTTTACTCTGAGAGTTATTTACATTTATTAGTtgaaaaggtttttttttccatgtttctgTTCCTAAATTTTGACTGGTTTTGATGCTTCCGTAGGATTACGACTGGGAAATTCTGTAGAAACCCTTATAATGTAACTGGGATATGTAATCGGAGTTCATGTCCTTTGGCTAACAGTCGCTATGCTACTATTCGTGACCATGATGGTATTTCCTGCTCCTCCATATTTGCATTTTGGTTTCCTTGTGAATTCTTGATTCTCAGGCTTTATTATAGAGCATCCTACTTTATTTGTTCAACAATTTCTTGTTTTTGCACTTAGAGGCCGATAAAAACAAATTCGTTGTACTGTACCTCTATGGTGTTATTATGAGAATGGAGAAGAAATATGTTGAggaaaaaaacatttttatgCATGCCAATGATTTGTTGGAAAGCCACTGTTAATTTGATACCTAACTATAACAAATCATTTGTCGGTATTATGTATTGTCTATAGTTGAGAAATCACTAACAAAAAGTTTTCATTCAAATAAGCAAAACGTTATTCTCTTGTTCTTGTAGGGGTTTTCTATCTATATATGAAAACAATTGAAAGAGCTCATAAGCCAAATGAGTTGTGGGAAAGAGTTAAGTTGCCCAGAAATTACGAAAAGGCACTGGAACTTATAGATAAACATCTGGTAAGTAATCATCTCGTTCAATTATGCTCAGTATCTTACTTTTTCTGTTTCTCTTTTATTAAGTCTTTAATCTACATTGTCTGCCCTTTGACAGATGTATTGGCCTAAGATACTTGTACACAAGACAAAGCAACGATTGACTAAAATGACCCAAATGCGGATACGAATGAGGAAGCTTGCTTTGAAAACAAGGTTCACTAATTTTTTGTACATTTCTTTGTTTTGGAAACAGAGATTGTTGCTCTACCTATATTAATTCGTCGTGGGTATTCAATAAGCTTTattatgtgaattttttttgcttttctgATTCTGATTGAAGAAACAGCAAAATTAAAATGTCACTTTCAATAAGTTTAAAGTTTGGGAGCTCTTTTGTTAATTGAAATTTCTGAATAAATTATAGTTGCTTCAAAACCTCCGGTATGATAGTTGTGCATATGGGAGAATTGAAACCTCTTTTGTTTCCTGAATCCTGTTGAATGCATCCAATCTGATGCATTTAATGAGAATCAGTCTAATATTAATGTTTATAAGGTTATATTTCATTGGTATTGACTATGCATCACTCTAATTACCAACCAGGGAGAAAATAATGACAACACCCAGAAAGGAGATTAAAAGAGAAGCCAGGAGGGAGCAGAAGGCTGAGAAAGCAGCATTGTTGGATAAGGTTCAGTATTTGGGATATTCTTGATACTGATACTAATGGAGTCTTTCTGTAATTCTACTTGAAACACGTTTCTTAACTGAGTAGTTAATGTAGGGAAACCGTATCTAATACCTACTTTTATGCAGAGTATTGAAAAGGAACTACTGGAACGTCTTAAAAAAGGAGTGTATGGCGATATATACAACtatcctgttgaagcatataatGAAGTTCTTGAAATGGAAGAATTGCAGGCTGCCAGTGAAGAGGAAGAGGTAGCGATGCCCTTCATTCTTTGTAGGAAGAGTCTGAGACTTGATGAATAATTTTACATTCCATCGTCTGATAACTAGTATTTTTGCTTGGAATAAGCAGGAACCTGAAATTGAATATGTTGAAGGGTATGAagaattagaagaagaagaagatatggAAGATTTTGGCGGTCTTGCAATCCATAATCAAGATGCAGATGAAGATAGTGGTAATGCGGGATTTAGAATTGAAAAGGAAAACTGATTTTGAGTTTTCAATGAATCATATCagtcttttatttcttttatcttttgttaGAGATGTATTATCCCTATCCATTTGGGTATAAACATGAAGTTCTTTTTATTCTGTCTAATATTATGTATAGAGAAGAggattttgtttgattttatgAGATCTGAATACCTAGATTTTATGTTCTGATGATTCAGATGGACTTGATGAAGACGTTGAAGACATACAGGTTCCTCACAAGAGAGGGAGAAAGGAGTCTACTTTTTCTTTGAGGAAGCTTGAGAAAGATGCTCGTGCCAAACTGAAGAAGAAAGCGAAGGTTATAGTTGAGGTAATAGTTGATTTCCTACCATCACTTCAATAGTTTGTTGGCTAACTTACATTCATTCACACATATTTAGCGGTTGTTATGGTGACCTGCTGACTGGTAGAGACACTACTAGGAATAGGACAGAATTAAGATGTTCATTATAAGTAATTAGTTAGGAAATTATTATGATGATTTTATAAATAGAGTGAGTCAGAAAGGGCAAACGTAGATATTGATTCATTTGGTTTTAAGCTTGAGTAATCTCAAGATAGTGAGGATTCAAATACCTGAAATTAATAGTCCGTCTTTTATATTGCAATATCATTCTGGTTTTGTTTGGGTTGTATCATTGACATTATTCATGAGCTTTTCTCTCTGTCGTATTGTTCTAATCTGCTGGATAAAGGAAACTATTGTTTTTTCCTGATACATCATAAATGAAGATTACATAGAAACATATTACTTTCTCGTGTTATTTTTTGGCATTTTTCTCACGTTGCTATTCAGTCCCCATTTACTTGCCACACCATTACAATTTTGTATCCATGGACGATAGGTTTCCTAACATTATAGTATGAActgttaatttatttaaatatgaacCGGGATCTTCACATTTGGAATTTGTTCCGGGCACGTTGTCTGAAATCAAACTATAATACCTGGTATACAATTGAGCTACTTGCATTTTTCACCGTCATTTGTCAGTTAGTAACATTCCTTGTGCTATATTGCTAGGTTGAGAATGAAGAAACCGATGAGCGGCAAACAACAGTCCATTAAATTATTCCTTGGCTGCTGTTTCTACAAGAGGAGAGACGAAAGAGGTTCTAAGGAAAAGCCATTTTCCAGTGTAATGAGACAAAGCCTGAGGGAGTGGTAAGAGTTTTGTTAATTAGAGTCCCAACTTCTATAGATTAACAGTTCAATTTTGCTGTCTCAGAAGGGAAATCCATTAGATCCAAGGAATCACATTCACCGTTTTCCTTCTCAGAGTGCTTACCCACCAATCAAGGTTTctcatttttgttttggttattgGAACAAACTTCAAAATCTTGTCTTCAAAATTTCATTGATACAAATGTCATATCTTTTTCGTAATTATGGAACTTGCATTGCAGAtacaaaaagttgaaaattaggTAGGTTTGATAGATAGAATCCATCACGAAACATACTTTTGTTgggtttgttttatttataAGGTGCACCAAAGTCCAGAAAATGATAGTCATGGTCTGATTTATTGATCCAATATATTGTTAAATTTCCCTCAAAATCTGATGTAACATGGGTTTGCAACACATGAGTTTGGAACTAAGGAGACAAGTGATCG
This region of Cucumis melo cultivar AY chromosome 7, USDA_Cmelo_AY_1.0, whole genome shotgun sequence genomic DNA includes:
- the LOC103494566 gene encoding uncharacterized protein LOC103494566, giving the protein MQHDEVIWQVIRHNHCSFMAKITTGKFCRNPYNVTGICNRSSCPLANSRYATIRDHDGVFYLYMKTIERAHKPNELWERVKLPRNYEKALELIDKHLMYWPKILVHKTKQRLTKMTQMRIRMRKLALKTREKIMTTPRKEIKREARREQKAEKAALLDKSIEKELLERLKKGVYGDIYNYPVEAYNEVLEMEELQAASEEEEEPEIEYVEGYEELEEEEDMEDFGGLAIHNQDADEDSDGLDEDVEDIQVPHKRGRKESTFSLRKLEKDARAKLKKKAKVIVEVENEETDERQTTVH